A single Dehalococcoidales bacterium DNA region contains:
- the ruvX gene encoding Holliday junction resolvase RuvX: MAQIQPGRIIAIDIGDKWLGIAVSDPLRLIASPVTTIKCETEEEILNTIDAFIREYEAVLIVAGLPRSLDGSIGPQATRTQLVVDNIRNNLGIEVVYQDERYSTSRAKDIMTHKKRRTNLITQRDDAIAAAVILDDYLKTNTPLITDDASPPANGG, encoded by the coding sequence TTGGCACAAATTCAACCAGGACGGATTATAGCCATCGATATCGGAGATAAATGGCTTGGTATTGCAGTCAGTGATCCGCTCAGATTAATCGCTTCTCCTGTAACAACGATCAAGTGTGAAACCGAAGAGGAAATATTAAACACGATAGACGCTTTTATCAGGGAATACGAAGCTGTCCTGATAGTTGCCGGTTTACCGCGTTCTCTAGACGGAAGCATCGGGCCACAGGCTACAAGAACACAACTAGTAGTTGATAATATCAGGAATAACCTTGGTATTGAAGTTGTATACCAGGATGAACGGTATTCAACAAGTCGCGCCAAAGATATCATGACTCATAAAAAGAGGCGGACAAATTTAATAACCCAACGTGACGATGCAATTGCTGCTGCAGTCATTCTTGACGATTACCTTAAAACCAACACACCACTGATTACAGATGATGCGTCCCCACCAGCTAACGGTGGTTAA
- a CDS encoding chloride channel protein, whose product MSINSISSLLSEKIAGLRSNELVFGVVLSVMAGIAAGFGAVVFWQVIKWANWFFFYGGSQALSFMGEYYVIFLPAAGGLLVGIIIRYLAREVKGEGPPEVIEAFATRAGKIHWKVTPVKILSSAISIGSGGSVGREGPIVQIGASAGSSIAQLFKLNDEWAKTMLLCGAAGGISATFNAPLAGIIFALEVVAGNFINPRFGYIVISSVSANVIAKIFLFTGEHTASFSLPQYNIANYLELIPYAVLGILIAISGVAFVRFFYKTEELFTSLKVPQVIKPAIGGLAVGIIGYFFPEIFGVGYGIHFDSTGALIPFGALDQALTEDLAFYSLIGLFFLKMLSTSLTLGSGGSGGVFAPSLFIGAMAGGAFGYGLHMLLPESTATYGAYALVGMGAFFAVVARGPITAIIILFELTLNYTLILPLMTAVVVATTLARSFTPESIYTERLLRKGINVRAINQENPMKEITVNQIMTRNFPTAEETMPVAELSDKLKKSGHHGFPVVDQQGNLCGVVTVTDVVSAMQRGSVDNLTIADIATRNPRIAYPDQTLHDVMILIGTDVGRIPVVDRENPKKLLGVLRRHNIVSAYTRSITKK is encoded by the coding sequence ATGAGCATTAACTCTATATCCAGCCTACTGTCAGAAAAAATTGCCGGACTGCGTTCCAACGAGCTTGTTTTCGGCGTTGTTCTATCTGTGATGGCCGGAATTGCTGCTGGTTTCGGGGCAGTTGTTTTCTGGCAGGTCATCAAATGGGCTAACTGGTTTTTCTTTTACGGCGGAAGCCAGGCTCTTTCCTTCATGGGAGAATATTATGTTATTTTTCTGCCAGCTGCCGGAGGGTTGCTGGTTGGGATAATTATCCGCTATCTAGCCAGGGAAGTTAAGGGTGAAGGCCCGCCGGAAGTAATAGAAGCTTTCGCCACCAGGGCAGGTAAAATTCACTGGAAGGTTACCCCGGTAAAAATCCTGTCCTCAGCTATTTCCATTGGCAGCGGAGGTTCGGTTGGCCGTGAAGGACCTATCGTTCAAATCGGCGCTTCTGCAGGGTCTTCCATAGCACAGTTATTCAAACTAAATGACGAGTGGGCTAAAACCATGCTGCTTTGCGGTGCCGCCGGCGGCATATCTGCCACTTTTAATGCACCACTCGCCGGTATAATATTCGCACTTGAAGTAGTTGCCGGCAATTTCATCAATCCTCGCTTCGGTTACATTGTGATATCTTCTGTTTCGGCAAATGTAATTGCGAAAATCTTTTTATTCACTGGGGAACACACTGCATCTTTTTCCCTCCCTCAGTACAACATTGCAAACTACCTGGAACTGATACCATATGCCGTTTTGGGAATACTGATAGCCATCAGCGGAGTAGCTTTTGTACGCTTCTTTTACAAAACCGAAGAATTATTTACATCTCTCAAAGTCCCCCAGGTAATTAAACCGGCTATAGGCGGACTGGCTGTTGGAATAATTGGTTACTTTTTCCCAGAGATTTTCGGCGTTGGCTACGGCATTCACTTTGATTCAACCGGTGCGCTCATTCCCTTCGGCGCCCTGGACCAGGCGCTAACCGAAGATCTGGCATTTTATTCTTTAATTGGTCTGTTTTTCCTTAAAATGTTGTCCACATCGCTGACGCTGGGCAGCGGTGGTAGCGGTGGCGTATTTGCCCCATCGCTGTTTATTGGAGCCATGGCTGGAGGTGCTTTTGGGTATGGTTTACATATGCTGCTGCCGGAATCAACCGCTACCTACGGAGCCTATGCGCTGGTAGGAATGGGGGCATTCTTTGCCGTAGTTGCACGTGGGCCAATTACTGCCATAATCATATTATTTGAGCTTACCCTCAATTACACTCTTATACTCCCACTAATGACAGCAGTGGTCGTTGCCACTACTCTAGCTCGTTCTTTCACTCCGGAAAGTATATATACCGAAAGATTACTGAGAAAGGGTATAAACGTGCGGGCAATAAACCAGGAAAACCCAATGAAAGAGATTACTGTAAACCAGATAATGACCCGGAATTTCCCTACTGCCGAAGAAACTATGCCGGTAGCTGAGTTAAGTGATAAACTAAAGAAAAGCGGCCACCATGGGTTCCCGGTAGTGGATCAGCAAGGAAACTTGTGCGGGGTGGTAACTGTAACTGACGTGGTTTCAGCCATGCAAAGAGGATCAGTCGACAACCTGACAATAGCTGATATAGCCACCAGAAATCCCAGGATTGCATACCCTGATCAAACTCTGCATGATGTAATGATTTTAATCGGTACAGATGTCGGCCGCATACCAGTAGTGGATAGAGAAAATCCTAAAAAGCTGCTGGGGGTTCTTCGGCGGCACAACATTGTTAGTGCATATACCCGTTCAATAACAAAAAAATAA